The Chelatococcus sp. HY11 genome includes a window with the following:
- a CDS encoding DUF1837 domain-containing protein, with protein sequence MVDTNVLAPLSLADFEQAIASKPNTLEVHLDLVERDIEVEGCKVHIHCHCLKVDADGRVSPIRLAEFMRSAVIDYAIPHEARQRAKERDNREGGSAATIELYHRALGTFTDLKTSGEGGELLLYLLAERFLNLPQILCKMSLKTSAQVHYHGADGVYADVDEDGVLNLYWGESKIHADPAKAIRECLSSLKPFLDEEEGESAKRERDLVLLSERADLGKPDLNASLRRFFDQTDPLVKRKRYRAVALVGFDSEAYPTAGAKCGANDIVDASRDALKKWSENVGNRLILEKLTDCQIEFLCLPLPNAEAFRLAVLDSLGLAK encoded by the coding sequence TTGGTTGACACGAATGTGCTGGCGCCGCTTTCCTTGGCAGACTTCGAGCAGGCGATCGCTTCCAAACCCAACACTCTCGAAGTCCACCTTGATCTGGTGGAGCGCGATATCGAAGTTGAGGGCTGCAAGGTCCACATACACTGCCATTGCTTGAAAGTGGACGCAGATGGGCGCGTGAGTCCAATTCGGCTCGCCGAATTCATGCGCTCAGCGGTGATCGACTATGCGATCCCGCACGAGGCGCGCCAGCGCGCCAAGGAGCGAGACAACAGGGAAGGCGGTTCCGCCGCCACGATCGAACTCTACCATCGCGCATTGGGTACGTTCACCGATCTCAAGACCTCTGGCGAAGGCGGCGAACTCCTCCTCTACCTACTCGCCGAACGCTTCCTCAATCTGCCACAGATCCTCTGCAAAATGTCGCTTAAGACAAGTGCGCAGGTGCACTACCACGGGGCAGATGGCGTATACGCCGACGTGGACGAAGACGGAGTGCTGAACCTCTACTGGGGGGAGTCAAAGATCCACGCCGACCCAGCCAAGGCGATTCGAGAATGCCTTAGCTCATTGAAGCCGTTTCTCGACGAGGAAGAGGGAGAGTCGGCCAAGCGCGAACGGGACCTTGTGTTGTTGAGCGAGCGGGCCGATCTCGGAAAGCCGGACCTCAACGCCTCGCTACGCCGGTTCTTCGACCAGACGGATCCGCTCGTGAAGAGGAAGCGATATCGCGCGGTCGCCCTCGTGGGCTTCGACAGCGAAGCCTATCCGACCGCTGGCGCAAAGTGTGGCGCAAATGACATCGTCGATGCGTCAAGGGACGCGCTCAAGAAATGGTCCGAGAACGTCGGGAACCGACTGATCCTCGAGAAACTCACCGACTGCCAGATCGAGTTTCTCTGCCTGCCGCTTCCTAACGCCGAGGCTTTCCGCTTGGCTGTGCTCGACTCCCTGGGACTGGCCAAGTGA